One bacterium DNA window includes the following coding sequences:
- the mqnC gene encoding dehypoxanthine futalosine cyclase, translating into MLQKIFDKIENNERLTFEDGMTLYACKELPLLGFLANHVRQKKRPGNQVTYIIDRNINYTNVCVDLCSFCAFYRPIGHDEGYVLPTEVIDEKIDELIALEGIQILMQGGLNPKLKITYYEDLFRHLRSKYPQIWLHCLSAPEIRYIAKVSGLTLDETVARLKAAGLQSVPGAGAEILVDRVRSEISRGKCDTQEWLDAHSIFHKHGLTSTATMMYGHVETREERIEHILKIRDLQDNSLKNYGLGFTAFIPWNFQPDNVPLGKNQNLRTTTTVEYLQTLAISRLLLDNIDNFQVSWVTQGQDIGQLGLNYGANDFGSLMIEENVVSQNGTSFNVTVKDIEKMIRDAGYEPKRRNNQYTFVN; encoded by the coding sequence ATGCTGCAGAAGATTTTTGATAAAATCGAAAACAACGAACGCCTGACGTTTGAAGACGGGATGACGCTGTACGCTTGCAAAGAGCTACCGCTGCTCGGTTTCCTCGCCAACCATGTTCGCCAAAAAAAGCGTCCGGGCAATCAAGTCACGTATATCATTGATCGTAATATCAACTATACCAACGTCTGCGTTGATCTGTGCAGTTTTTGTGCTTTTTATCGCCCGATAGGTCACGACGAAGGTTACGTCCTTCCTACGGAAGTTATTGATGAAAAAATTGACGAACTTATCGCACTGGAAGGCATTCAGATCCTTATGCAAGGCGGACTGAATCCAAAACTCAAAATCACTTATTACGAAGATTTATTTCGTCATCTGCGCTCCAAATACCCTCAGATTTGGCTGCACTGCCTGAGCGCCCCGGAAATCCGCTACATCGCCAAAGTTTCGGGACTTACGCTGGATGAAACGGTTGCGCGACTCAAAGCCGCCGGACTTCAGTCTGTGCCCGGTGCCGGCGCAGAGATCCTTGTAGATCGTGTTCGCTCGGAAATTTCACGCGGAAAATGCGACACCCAAGAGTGGCTGGATGCGCATAGTATATTTCACAAACACGGCTTGACATCCACGGCGACGATGATGTACGGCCATGTGGAAACCCGCGAAGAGCGCATCGAGCATATTCTTAAAATCCGCGATCTTCAGGATAACAGTTTAAAAAACTACGGCCTCGGTTTTACCGCATTTATCCCGTGGAATTTCCAGCCGGATAATGTACCTCTCGGCAAAAACCAAAACCTGCGTACCACCACGACAGTAGAGTATCTCCAGACATTAGCCATTTCTCGCCTTTTGCTTGATAATATTGATAATTTTCAGGTGTCTTGGGTTACACAAGGGCAAGACATCGGCCAATTAGGCCTCAATTATGGCGCCAACGACTTTGGCAGTCTCATGATCGAAGAAAATGTTGTAAGCCAAAACGGTACCTCTTTTAACGTAACGGTGAAAGACATAGAAAAAATGATCCGTGATGCCGGTTATGAACCCAAACGCCGAAATAATCAATACACTTTTGTGAATTGA
- a CDS encoding cupin domain-containing protein, whose product MTKLSSEDVLRILDLQPHPEGGAYRETYRSKNQANVDPQRSVCTAIYFLVQAHQKTEWHRVTYDEMYHHYAGTILDVLLISPDGVFEKHKLGDDLETGARPQLLIPGGYWQSVQAHDFWVLVGCTVSPGFDFSDFELSNEAALKKQFPHLSF is encoded by the coding sequence ATGACAAAACTCTCATCCGAAGATGTCCTCCGCATATTAGACTTGCAGCCGCACCCCGAAGGCGGCGCTTATCGCGAAACTTACCGTTCAAAAAATCAGGCAAATGTGGATCCGCAACGATCGGTATGTACGGCGATTTATTTTTTAGTACAAGCACATCAAAAAACAGAGTGGCATCGTGTCACATATGATGAAATGTATCATCACTACGCCGGCACAATATTGGATGTCCTCCTCATTAGCCCCGACGGTGTTTTTGAAAAACATAAACTTGGCGATGATTTAGAGACGGGTGCGCGACCGCAACTGTTGATTCCCGGTGGTTATTGGCAATCGGTACAAGCGCATGATTTTTGGGTTTTGGTAGGATGTACGGTCTCTCCGGGGTTCGATTTTTCAGATTTTGAATTATCCAATGAAGCCGCTTTAAAAAAGCAATTTCCTCACCTATCCTTTTGA